A window of Ictalurus furcatus strain D&B chromosome 18, Billie_1.0, whole genome shotgun sequence contains these coding sequences:
- the rxfp3 gene encoding relaxin-3 receptor 1, with protein sequence MQHSSGMRDDITERNASFMLNRSANHSWTDFPERSDLMSDGSAVLRILISTIYSVVCALGLVGNLLVLHLMKSKHAWKKSSINLFVTGLAVTDFQFVLTLPFWAVENALDFTWPFGRAMCKIVSYVTATSMYASVFFLTAMSVARYHSVASALKSGRRRKRPSACCISAVIWTAAVVAALPHAIFSTTATVSNEDLCLVKFPDPNGDAQFWLGLYHAQKVLLGFLVPFGIISMCYLLLLRFVTHKRANASSARRRSKVTKSVTIVVLCFFLCWLPNQALTTWGILIKLNAVHFSYEYYTAQVYVFPVTVCLAHSNSCLNPLLYCLMRREFRKALKELFWKIASPSSTNTRPFTACSKPEDVKQKRSVVPLSTPDPGLVFYPPGVVVYNRRNDLLPNST encoded by the coding sequence ATGCAGCACAGCTCGGGAATGCgcgacgacatcacggagcggAACGCGAGTTTCATGCTAAACAGAAGCGCGAACCACTCATGGACGGACTTCCCGGAGCGCAGCGACTTGATGAGCGATGGTTCAGCCGTGTTGCGCATCCTTATCTCCACTATTTACTCGGTGGTGTGCGCGCTCGGTTTGGTCGGCAACCTGCTCGTGCTGCACCTCATGAAGTCAAAACACGCGTGGAAAAAGTCGTCCATTAACCTGTTCGTGACTGGGCTAGCGGTGACCGACTTCCAGTTTGTGCTCACGCTGCCGTTCTGGGCGGTGGAGAACGCGCTGGATTTTACGTGGCCTTTTGGCAGGGCGATGTGCAAGATCGTGTCGTATGTCACAGCTACCAGTATGTACGCCAGCGTGTTCTTCCTGACCGCCATGAGTGTGGCGAGGTACCATTCCGTGGCGTCGGCGCTGAAGAGCGGACGCAGGCGCAAGCGTCCGTCTGCGTGCTGTATCAGCGCCGTGATCTGGACGGCAGCAGTTGTGGCCGCGTTACCACATGCCATTTTCTCTACCACAGCCACCGTGTCCAACGAGGACCTGTGTTTGGTTAAGTTCCCCGACCCTAACGGCGACGCGCAGTTCTGGCTCGGCCTCTATCACGCCCAGAAGGTTCTGCTCGGCTTCCTGGTGCCGTTTGGGATCATCTCAATGTGCTACCTGCTTCTGCTGCGCTTCGTTACGCACAAGCGCGCCAATGCGTCCAGCGCCAGAAGGCGCTCCAAAGTGACCAAATCGGTCACCATCGTGGTGCTGTGCTTCTTCTTGTGCTGGCTGCCTAACCAGGCACTGACCACTTGGGGCATCCTGATTAAGCTGAACGCCGTGCATTTCAGCTACGAGTACTACACCGCGCAGGTTTATGTGTTCCCAGTGACCGTGTGCCTGGCGCACTCCAACAGCTGCCTCAACCCACTGCTCTACTGCCTCATGCGGAGAGAGTTCAGGAAGGCGCTCAAGGAGCTCTTCTGGAAGATCGCTTCGCCCTCCAGTACGAATACGCGACCCTTCACGGCCTGCAGCAAACCAGAGGATGTGAAACAGAAGCGCTCTGTAGTGCCACTCAGCACACCCGACCCTGGCCTCGTCTTCTACCCACCCGGTGTTGTGGTGTATAACAGGAGAAATGACCTTCTGCCGAACAGCACGTAA